In Oncorhynchus masou masou isolate Uvic2021 chromosome 31, UVic_Omas_1.1, whole genome shotgun sequence, the sequence ttgtcgagggcgcacctatctacagggttcgtaagattttggacatgcgccctcggggccgtggtcatcagtacctagtggattgggaggggtacggtcctgaggagaggagttgggttccctctcgggacatgctggaccgttcgctgatcgatgatttcctccgttgccgccaggtttcctcctcgagtgcgccaggaggcgctcggtgagtgggggggggtactgtcatgtcttattatgtctgttcctgtcctttctcttcactctgtctctctctgctggtcttattaggttaccttctctgtctctccttcttcagctgttctacatctcccctaactagctcattcatcctttcccacctgttctctctttctcctctgattaggtctctatttctctctctgttcctgctactttcagtgtcagattcttgtttgtgtttttcatgccagaagcaagctagcgtctcgtttgcttccaccttgtcctatcctgtcggagtcggcctggcaggtgcatcctgcactatacaacgtcggaagaggatttatgccattcctgttttttcattaaagaactctgttttctgttaaaaccgcttttgggtcttcactcaagtacataacacccaaagccaacacttcctttggttGCCTttaattccagttctctgctgccaatgactggaacgaattgcaaaaatctctgaagctgaagtctaccctctctaactttaagcatcagctgtctgagcagcttacaGATCTGTGTAcatgtacacagccaatctgtaaatagcacacccgacaacctcatccccatattattacttacccccttgctattttgcaccccagtatccctacttgcatatcatcatctgcacatctaaaaactccagtattaatgctaaattgtaattatttgttacctctagggcctatttattgcctacctccatactcttctacatttgcacacactgtacatggattttttttgtgtgtgttattgactgtacatttgtttatgtgtaactctgtgttgttgtttgtgtcacactgctttgctttatcttggccaggttgcagttgtaaatgagaacttgctctcaactggcctacctggttaaataatggtgaaataaaaataaaactaaAAAAATCATCAACACAACATTGACATTACCCCACCCCTGGTTAGTCATTATTAGCTTAAAAAGCCAAACCTAAAACAATGTCTGACAATTAATTTACAGTAATattgcccctgtctgtctgtctgtgtggtgcgcACATTTTCTATCACTCTGTGTGTAGCCAGTTAATGTCATATCCATCTTGTGTGTTGACAGAAATACTTTCCCctaaaccttctcaattaaatgttaactgcaaagtagGCTTACCTGGCAGAAGTGTATATCATGAGTAAGTATATCATTTGTATTTATCATTTGTTATTTGCACACTTTACCAtgaaatgagcagcagcagtacagaACCATTGCTAGACTAGCAAATCagacagcacaatcctcattccTCACAAAGGACCAGATGCCAAATCTTCCAGACCTTTAAAAAGTGTATTCTGTGATTTGAGCATTTACAAGGCCTGAGGAAGTCAAATTTAGTTGTTTCTCTATGAACAATTGTCATTTTGAgagtaaatcaaataaaacaatcTATAACCAGGAAAAATAAATCTGAGAAACTATAAATTATAAAACATAATTTGGGAGAAAAATTtcagattttatagggcccccCTTTGGGAGAATAAACTGCCTATTTGAATGCTATAAAAAATTAGCAGCTCGCAACACCTTGAATTGTTTTACATGTCTAGCTAGTCTAACTAGTTGTAGTTATACACGTACTGCGTTCAACGATTCAGCAAGTCGGAGATCTTCACCTTTTTAGTTCTGATTAGTACATGAACAGATCTGTCCTGCTTGTGCAACTGCAATATCTGTTACAATATAGGAGGTTATAgcaaatacagtacagtatgaagataaGCAGAAACTGCCTCTACAATAGAAATCCCAGATCACACTTGTAGGCGATGACAAGCTCATGCACAGAAAGACGTCATGGTGTCTAACGGTCGTCTTGCGTTGAACTGCGCGTGAACAGGCCGTCAAATCAAAGGATTTAAAGTAGCTTTTGACGAGAATGAAAACATGCCAGTTTGTCACTTTTACGAGGTTGGGGGTAATAACATGTTCATTAAGACAGTGCCTTTAAATTTAGAGAAAATTAACAAATAAGGAATATGTTTTCTTTCATTGACTTCTCAAAAGCCAAACCCCGCTTGGTCTGTTTCGCAAGCTTTCCCGGAAGACTCCCGATGTTAGAAAACCACCTCAATAATACAGACAGTAACGCCTCGATCACGCCGAGTGTCATTGCATTTTGGCACACCATAAGTACATTCATTTCGAATGGAAAGCTGTGTTTGCCTTGCAACATTGATTTGCAGttgcagtgtgttctgtgtggtcCATAGATTGGATTTATcaccatatcaaatcaaattgtatttgtcacatgcgccaaatacaataggtgtagtagaccttacagtgaaatgcttacttacaagcccttaacaaacaatgtagttttaagaaaaatacgtgTTCAGTCAAAAATATGGTAGCAGAAGGTggatgttgaacttttgttgcacaaaAATCCAGATGATGCTGCTGCATACCATTTTGCGCAATGTACTATCGGTGTGATCCAAGCATAATAGGTTTGGGTATACCAGAAGTACATTAGTTTCCAATGGAGCTGTGTTTGTCTTGCAGCCTTGCGTTGCAGTGGCAGCTGCAGTGCGTACTGTGTTGGATTTATTGAACGTATGTATCAAATTGCATGCTTAAACGGCTTGatagaaatggtagcagaaggtgaatgttgaacttttgttgcagaCATATCCAGATAAGATAATATCCAGCATAAAGTACGTGGTAGGGAGAGGGGGGAACGGACTCATGTACCAGCGCTTGTTGATGACGTGTCAGTTATTCTAGCAGACGCAATGGAGGTAGAGGCAACAAATGACGATTGCTCCTGGCTTCCTTTTATTCTTGATATTATAAAATGGTAAATAAATTCTGCTGCTTTTTTATTGTGCCTGTTCCCATACCCTTCACATAAAGCCTTTGGTTATGTATACTCCTCTCGTGTGAAGCCAGCGTTAGTAAGATAACGTTATTTAGTTAGCTAGAACCATGGTAACGCTAACCGGCTAGCTTACTAGCGATGGTTTGTTTTGCTTGTGATTTTGAAGCGTTAGATATATCCGCAGCACATAATAGATGCAGTCACAGAGCATAGGATAGTTAATAGTGAGATGTAATTTAGCTGTCAAAGCCTCATGTGCCTTGTTACTTTAGTATGCTCTTTCACAATGCATTATTATGACTACATCTATAGCTAAGTGGCTTTGGTCCAGGGCGTTACGTGCTGCTTGCAAAGGCTGGGATCAGCAGCATCAACAAGCTGTACTTCATAAGAAACTGCTATGTAGCCTAAAGTATTGTTTCAATATTTTCTCCCTTTCTAATAGCatggataaagacagtatggatGTGAACCAAGAGCTGACCAAGCTAAAGACTAAAATTCAAGAGACCAGGGAGAAGATCCTAGCCATGCCTGAGATCGAGTCCAGTCCTGGGGAGCAGCAGGAGCAGCTGAAGACCATGAGAGAGAAGGTGGACACCAAGACACAGCTCCTACAAAAATACAAGGGCCTCTGTGTGTTTGACTCTCCCAAATCATAGTGGGATGGGGACAACATTTTGGTGAATGGATTATCAGGGCATGGACCGAAAAGACTAAGTATGACATCCAAACTAATTTAGCTAGGTTTCACTGTTGTTTAACTTCAAGTTAAATAATGGTGAGTACAGcgttcagtctggtttaaccaggctacaAAAGACTGACCTTTTTATGCCAAATGTGTTCATCATTCAGTGAGTTCATAGCCTGGCTTCTTTCAATTTAGATAAGTACTGACTGTTTGATATCGCGCAATTGTAGAACAGAATTATTATTAATAAGAAGTGTTAAATAGTGTATATTTAGCTGATTTTATTGTTGTATTGTAGAAATAAACACATTTCATTGGGCCTTTTGTTTTTGTTATTCTCAGTTATGTGGATGGTATCTGAAGTATTCAGTCATAACAATGATTGGTAGACACAGCAAATTCCTGGAAAGGCCTAGCCCATTGAAGTACCAACACAAAGCAGTCGTCTGCCAAGAGAGAACTGCATATTAATTAGCATTGTAATTACATGTTTCAGCCATTAAACCAGAGGGAAGAACAGAATGTCACAGAAGGCAGGGGAATTATTTTGATTGGAACGGTTGTAAAAGATCATGCCCCAGTCTTTGCAGGATAGGCATAATCAAGACATGCATGTCACTGTTCTTGTGTATGAATTTACAGGACAAGTTGAGCTAAAGGGGTAAGTTGAGTCACCCTATCATTTTACCAAATGTTTAGGAAGAGGTCGTCATTTCATGGAGTGTCAAGGAAGAAACCGCATGAAAAAAGTGGTAAGAAAGTTCAGTCAGAAAAAAATATTTTCGGCAAGTCAAATGAATGTATTATGTTAgcggtttcatgatgcttgtatctaaaccaaaggaaataattttaagattgttctatacatcagttggggtctctaaCCATCAATATGAGGTCTTAAACACAGCATGAAAGTACACTGAGATATGAGGTAAAAACAAGGCCTGGCCTATGTTAAAAGTGTTTCAAAAGTACAAAGTGTTTAAGTGTTAAGCCTATGTTAAAAAATGCTTAAAATTATTCAAAGACAAAAAAGCGATTGtaattgtgtttgggaaataaatctagacatggttttaaaaaggtagtagtaatatttcattcagtacagaaTTTGTAGGCTGCTTAATTTACCCTGTTCAGCGGCTCAATTTACCCCTCATTCAACAATTTATTTGCATTTTCTGTCTAAcagatgtaaaaaaataaatgataaTAATGATTGCAAAAATGTGTTATGTAAGAATGATTTCATACTCCACATTTAGGGAGACCACAAGGGGGTCCAAAATTGTTATCACAGgggcactgccccccccccccctcccatattTCAACCTACCCCACTCTCCCATCCACAGGACTACGCTGAATTTTATGTGTTGAGATGTTTCTGGTTGGTTGAAGGTTTAGaacaggactacagtatgtgcTTTAGTCTGGTAGGAAAGCCTTGTCGTTTCTGTTGATGCTCTCTTGTAGGACATTACACGTACCAGCTGTTATATTTTCACAGTGTCATGGTGTGGGCAGAGGCATGTAGGCCAAGGATATACATTCTTATCATGTTTGTGTTTGTCCCCAAGGAGTGTAATCTTTTAACTCAGAAttgttttaattttttaaatacagtctgtacaaatcattaggaacacattcctaGTATTAAATTACACCCCCCTTTGCACTCAGACCTGTATCTCAGTAAAGTCTTTGAAAATGTTGcaggttgcatttatatttttgttcagaatactttcccactgggcacagacatcaattcaacatttattccatgttggtttaatgtaatttcattgaagtGATGTGGAAACGACGTTGATTCaaacagtgtgtgcccagtgttaGGTCTATAATAAGCCAATAATGCAAAAGGTGAAAAAGCTGAGAAAGTGCATGGTCCTCTAATTATGTTCCCATTATTGGGTAATTATAGTTCTTACATCCAAGTAGGCTAAATTATTTCTCAATCTGTAAACTAGTGGTGTGGGACCATTTGGCTCTCAACTGTCTTGAATGCTAGACTGATCATTGCAGCTTATTTCATGAATTCATGCTTTGGTGTTTAGTCTAGGTAGTTTATCCCTAGACACAGTATCTAGGCCTACTAGGTCAAGGGCATGAGTGAATAGAGTGGGCCATTTCAAAACACCTTGTGAGAAGAAAAGCATAAAGAAACAGCAGATTcagatttttgtatttattttttccaGTTATTTTCTTCCTTTCTTTGCAAAAGTTGACGTCGACATACAATAATAAATATACATTCACAATATAAAATTGTTCAGATTGCAACATTCAAGTTGAATTATCTGTTATAAAATGTTAACaaaatgtaaacaacattctTCACATTGTACTCCACGCCAGGAGTCTGTTTTCTCGCCTGTCTGTTTTAAGATGTCTAAACAACACATTTTACACATTTGTTGTGAATAATCTCACAATATTTTATGCCACATcacataaggctctggtctaacaGAACAAAGTAGCGAACGTTCTTAAAATGTCTCGCGGACATGTAACATGCGCTTCCAcgtttgtggagaggttgaatcTAGACACTATCATTGCTCCTGGAGCTCATTGGCTTTCGCATCGCTGTCTCAAGTGTCCCCACTAAGGGCAACGGAAGCGGCATGGGCAGCCTTGTGCGCCCAAACCCCGTCTGTCAGGTGCATCACAAATGAAGCATATCCTTTTAGGTTATATCTTCCATAAAATTAATCTCATAGTCCTAGCTGATAGTACATCTCTCTTTATCCTTTCCCTGCCCGCCACCGATCGCCTTCTCCTTTATGTACATCAAGTCACTGTGGACGCTCGGGCGCCGTGCGAATGGTGCCACGATGCCATACGCGTCTCCATCGTTTTTCTTGTTCTTATTTTTCAGGGACTTAGTGCGAAGCATGTCGCAGTACTGCACCGAGACCTTGCGGTGGAGGTCCGGGCTCATCTCATTGGGTAGCTTGGCCATGGTGAATAGGGTCTGGAACATTTGGTCCACGTTGGTGTTGCGCttggctgatatctcaaagtatgCGCACTGCTCATCTCCAGCCACCAACTGCTCAATCTCTTCACTCTGCACTTCCCGGCAAAACTCCCGGTCGCCCTTATTGCCGCAGATAACCAGAGGCACGTCAACGTTCTCCTTGGTCTTGTTTTTTAGGCAAGACTTGGTCTCAATTATCTGTCGCTTGAGCCTCTGAACCTCCTCGAATGAGTCTCTGTTCTCTAAGCTGAAGACCAGGATAAAGACATCACCTGAATGGAAACAAGATAAAGGGATTTAGTATCAGAGCTTCTATGAAACGCAGTGAGATATGCTAGAGTATTTCAACGCGTAATAACTACAAAGACGCACAAATTGCGTTATTGAACATGCACACTATTTGAGTTGCAATAACCAGAGATGGAATAAGATATTTACCTGTCAGTATGGATAGTCTCCTCATGGCAGGGAATGGGTGGTTTCCTGAGGTATCCAATATGTCCAGTTGGTATACATCTCCCTTAATGCTGTACAGTTTCCTGTGAAAGTCCTCTATGGTCGGCGTATACTGCTCATCGAATCTCCCGTTCAGAAACTGAGACACGATGGCTGTTTTGCCCACTTTAGTGGACCCCAAAATCACCATCCTACAACAGTTCTTCGCCGGTATATCAAAGTCGTTCTCTGAAGGCGACATTTTCTTGATCGTGATTGTGAAGTAAGAGTGCGTAGAGTGGTTCCAATATGTGCTCCCTCGTCGTTTCCTTTATTTTCAGCCAAAGTTGGATTCAACAGTTGGCTATCGTTTTAAAGTTCTCAGTGCGCTCTGTTCAGTCTGTCTGAACTACGGGGATGCCAGCTATTTAAGCTGAAAGCAGAGCCCTCCCCTCTCCCGACGTCACGGTACTCAGTGCTCTATTGAGTAGAAGGGGAAGGGTAACAGGTGCCTGCTGATGCGTCTGTCAATTCCAGGGAATACGAGACTATGAGAACTGCGTTACCAACTACCTTGGGGatacacaatccatttctcaaaaatccttctttattaacctgtctcctcccctccatatacattgattgaagaggatttaacaagtgatatcaataagggagCATAGTATTTATCTGGATTCACCGggtcagtctttgtcatggaaagagctgttCTTAAGTGTTGTACACTCCGTGTGTTAGTAATATTGTGTGGAATGCTCGCTTTCTGCAATATTAGGCCTACTTTGTAAATAATTACACTCTCTGACATTTGGCCAGTATTTATTCTGTTTGGAATGATGTTGAACCTTGGACAATTTTAGttaaatttaaaataaaatttTAAATCTAAAGGATGGACTTGAACATAATGTGACTCAAAATAGGCTGCAGTAGCCTAGCCTTCTACATACCAGGCATTGCCAATGCATCAGAAGTAGGCCTACACAATCTGCCCTTTTACAATTATTGATCTGTTTCAGACAGTGCTTTTAATTAAAAAGCCCATGCACATTCAGCCAGGTGAAAATTAAATTGTCATTCCAGACATTGCACTAAACTCATTTCACTCAAGTGTAACTAAACTTAGCCTAGTTTTATTCAATTGCGCACTCAGTTGATTACTATTAGGCTAACActaatacatttaaatgttttaaagggatagttcacccaaatgacaCAATTACATGTTGGTCTCCTTACCCTGTAAGCGGTTTTGTATTCCTGACCACTGTTTCAAATGCTAACTGTTTAGCATTTGTGGCCCAAATCCAATGCAAGTCAATAGTACCTATATTAAGATTTTTGCACTTCAtgtccaattcatcctaaagtaTATACCAATTGATTGTGTCAGTCAATGAAGTTACTTATAGATGTGATTTTGTCATTTGGGAGACTATCCCTTTCAGCTTTAATTCAATTATTTGAAACGTGCACTCCATTAATGCATTTGTGCATAGTTCTTCATTCAAGTCACCAGTCAAAATAAGCCTCTCGTGGAAAGCAGAGAACATTTGTGTATTTACAAGGCCTACCACTAAGGGGCACTCATGTTGCAACCAGCACAGGTGCTTTGGCAAACACATTGTAGTGAAATACAATTGTTCTTTGTGTGATTTATTAACCATAGAAGCAGTCAGTAAGAAAAATATCACTTTGCCAcatttagtgtgtttgtgtgtgtacacgtgtacATATGTGCTTGCTTGTTTTCCTGTATCTGTATATGTGCATGCATGTACCTGTGTCTCTATGACTATTTCAACCTGCACCTGCTCAAGGAAACGGTGTACTCATGTTAAGAACCCAATTATCAGTCTTCTCAGAAACCCAGAACTGAAATCTCCCATAATTGCGTCAGATGCTCGATTTGGTTCTGGGGGAGACGTATGAGAAAAGATACTAATGAAACTAGCGAAGTCTCCAACCCCCTAAACAGAAACTCTCAGCCAAACCTAGACCAAATGTCTCCTTTTTCCCCAAATTCAAAAGACGCGAACACAAGAGAAATCGTGATTTTTCCAACTGATAAATGACGAAAAACGAATCTTCAAACCGGAAACAAAGTTCCTTGTTAGTCATCGCATCCCACAGTCTGTTGATAGATGCTACGATAACATCCTATGTTACGTGCGTCAGTCCACAAGAGATGAGGTATGTTACTTCAATCCCATCTGAGTTGGAGGGCAGAAGCAACGTGCCTTTCAGAAAAACCTCTGGTGGGTGGTGAAACAGAAAAAATAGGCACTGTGACCCAATGTATCCACGACCTGCCCTTGATGACTTATCCAGGGTCTCTCTGACCCTGAACCTGGTGCACAGGTCTCTAATGCAATACAGGCATGTAGCAATGGAACTCAGGGCCCCAAAAAACATCAGACGAAAGTGAAccttttattcattttattttatgcAATAGACTTGAACAAAACTATGCAGAAAATTGTTTATATATCCACTATATAAatatgatattgtgtgtgtgtgtgtgagagagagagatgcagaagagaCATTCAATCAGAGTAAAACAAAATAGCCATTTCCGATAGCATGGCAAAGGATTTCTAAGAAACTACATAGAACGCAGACCAAAGACATGACACATTAAAATGGAGTTAAAAATCACAGTTTTATAACCGGTTAGGTACTGGTGGACACAGAGGGCCTTTATTACAGAGCAAAGACAAAGGGGATGAGACATAACATTGAAACAGAGAAGGAGCGATGTGGTAACTCCGACCTCTCTTTAACACTGGGGAAGAGAACAAGGGAGGGAGACAGTGCCCAGACATGAAAGACAGCATCCAATTTCCTACTGCCATGTCCATCCTTCACCCCCACGCCCTCGTTTTACGCTACCAACGAGAGGAAGAAATGACATACATCTACTTTCCCTGTGattgtgagagagaaaaaatgcaGAGAGCGAGACCACGAAACACACATCAAAAGGATGGCCAGACAGGCCATTTTAATGTCAGATAACGGTCGTTGACAGAAGGTGATAATGATACAGGTAACTGGTTACTGGTCCAGAGGCGTCTGAGGAGAACAGTGTGGAACACCATGTGTACAAAGCAAATAGAGGACTTCAAACAGCCGGACTATCAAGGACTCTCACCGTGTGGGACTGACATTAGAAAAAAAAGTAGGCAGGGGACACACAGCTTTGTGCATCAGCTGCTGCAGCCATGCTGGAGGATTGCTACACAGACAGTGATGGGAACACAACACTCACACTGGGAAGTTGCTCTGTACAAACATGGTTCCCACAAGCTGCAAAGCATGGggtgtccagagtgcataaacaCTGGCCAGCTGCTGGAAGCAGGAGGTGTGTTGACACTACAAACAACCAGATACATACTAGCATACCTTCAGTCATTGTTTGGGGTTTGACTGGAAGGGTTTGGTGGTTGCAGAGAAGGTATAACCAGACATTAAAAATGACCAGATACATTAACGTTTACCTCACCAATGGCCTTAAGGTGTTTGAACATGTCTGGAAGAGGTGAGTGCAGATCATGTACACAAGACACTACGTGATACATGGCCTTTCACCTCAGCAATAGCCTTAAGGCATCTGCTGAACGTTAAAAAAAACTGTCTACGTAAGTTGTCTTACAAGTATACCTTCTCTGCATGAACCCCTTCAACAGTAAACGGGCTAGAAACCTTACATTAAGAAGTGTACGTTTTCACAGACTAACCTATTTTTTCTTCTTTCAGATAATTTATGAATTGTATTTGACTGAATTCAATACAGAATTGAATTCTGCTGCTCCAGCGATTGctccatacagtgccttcggaaagtattcagagcccttgacttaTATCCATATTTCATGATGTTAcaaccttattttaaaatggattcaatatttgtttctctcatcaatctacacacaataccgcataatgacaaagcaaaaacaatcatggacacttactgacagttgtggctgctttgtgtgatgtattgttgtctctgccttctatgctgttgtctgtgcccaaattttttgtcatgctgtgttgtcatatgttgctgccttgctatgttgttgcctTAGGTCtctatttatgtagtgttgtgttgtctcttgtcgggatgtgttttgtcctatatttatattttatgtttttaattattattttaaatcccagcccccatccccgcaggaggtattttgccttttggtaagccgtcattgtaaataagaatttgttcttgcctagttaaataaaggtttaataaataaataaaatacatttgcataagtattcagatcctttgctatgagactcaaaattgagctcaggtgcagcctatttccattgatcatccttgagatgtttctacaacttgattggagtccacctgtggtaaattcaattgatttgacatgatttgaaaGTCACACAccttcaacaaattactgagtaaagggtctgaatacttatgtaaatgtgatatgttttttatttgtaatacagtTGCAGAAAAATCTAAAGCTTTGTTATTATTGGGTTTTGCGTGTAAATTGATGaggtgaaaaaaaaacatttttgaatCAATTTaacgctgtaatgtaacaaaatgtggaaaaagtcaagggatctgaatactttccgaatgcactgtacatgcatTCTGAAACTGCCATCCTAGAAGTCATTTGTGCTGACTTCAAAATGAGGGGCATTGTACAAAACAATTAAATCAGCGATTGGATCTTCTCTGACCAATTAAATTATCGAATCCACTGACGACGTTATTCATGATTCGTGTAGGCTGTCTCTGGCCCAACGTTCCCTTTTCAACAAGACGTCAGGGAGGAATGCATATACATACTCATTGTGGAGAAGAAACACTACTGGGCATGTAATTTGGCCGGAGTGATGTAGATGGGCAGAATGTGTGTATGCCTGGGAGTGTGTGACTCCCTGATTGCACTCGTAACCCAGTGAACTAAATAACAACTAGACTTCATAATTACATACTATTATTCAAATAATAATACACTACGTGATCCAAAGgtgtgtggacacctgctcgtcgaacatctcattccaaaatcatgggaattaatatggagttggtccccctttgctgctataacagcctaagctcttctgggaaggctttccgctagatgttggaacattgctgtggagacttgcttccattttcttccattcagccacaagagcatgagGTCGGGCATAGTGAGGTCGGGCGATgaagcctggctcgcagtcgtcgttccaattcatcccaaaagtgtttgatggggtttctgtcagggctctgtgcaggccagtcaggttcttccacaccaatcttgacaaaccttttctgtatggacctcgctttgtgcatgggggcattgtcatgtttaAACAGAAAGGGCCTTcaccaaactgttgtcacaaattTGAAAAAGGAGAGAATTGTCTAGaacgtcattgtatgctgtagcactaagatttcccttcacaggaactaaggggcctagcccaaactataaaaaacagccccagaccattatccctcatccaccaaactttacagttgtcactatgcatttggtcaggtagtgttctcctggcatccaccaaacccagattcgttcttccggactgccagatggtgaagagtgattcttCACTCCAGACaaagtgtttccactgtt encodes:
- the LOC135523894 gene encoding dexamethasone-induced Ras-related protein 1-like, whose amino-acid sequence is MSPSENDFDIPAKNCCRMVILGSTKVGKTAIVSQFLNGRFDEQYTPTIEDFHRKLYSIKGDVYQLDILDTSGNHPFPAMRRLSILTGDVFILVFSLENRDSFEEVQRLKRQIIETKSCLKNKTKENVDVPLVICGNKGDREFCREVQSEEIEQLVAGDEQCAYFEISAKRNTNVDQMFQTLFTMAKLPNEMSPDLHRKVSVQYCDMLRTKSLKNKNKKNDGDAYGIVAPFARRPSVHSDLMYIKEKAIGGGQGKDKERCTIS